A DNA window from Bacteroides cellulosilyticus contains the following coding sequences:
- a CDS encoding SusC/RagA family TonB-linked outer membrane protein, whose product MKQKSSLLKALSIMLLFVLFATQAKAQGITVTGTVNDNLGPVIGASVVVKGTVNGCITDLDGNFKLTNVPSKGTLVVSFVGYQTQEIAVNNQTKFTINLKEDAQQLDEVVVVAVGYGDVKRRDLTGSIGKANMDDLTKTPINNIAESLGGRIAGVQVSSSDGGLGDNFNIVIRGAGSLTQSTAPLYVIDGFPMESSSMGALNPNDIESIDVLKDASATAIYGSRGANGVVIITTKKGKAGKTMVTYNGSVSFSTVRNKMDVMNAYDFACMQKEIMAGNTKEVDGEMVDEFEYFYLKNGLTLDDYKTMKNYNWQDEIYRTALSHNHHVALSGGTDKMDYTASLSYSNQEGVIIRSDLNRYQGRFNLNQRINKSIKVNANVNYASVTQNGPNPSINTSQSSNSLMYSVWGYRPVSPSGSDLLAELYDEDVDINNDYRFNPVKSAQNEYRRKITNTLQANLGVEWEIIKNLKLKVTAGYTGKDYKNEEFNNSQTRTGNSHPNNTQSKGVNAYLYQSESRSYLNENTLSYVFNKKKHNLNTLLGITFQKNTSYYHDVSVSHITNESLGMAGLGNGDVPVVSASKGENALMSYLGRLNYNYDSKYYVTFSMRADGSSKFAPGNRWGYFPSGSLAWAFGRENFVKDNLTWLSNGKLRVSYGLTGNNRIGDYDYMARLYASENTYKYPWDSTFYPGYYVSSIANPNLKWETTEQYDFGLDLGFLDGRLNLNIDYYIKTTKDLLMNADTPASSGYATTRLNIGELRNTGFEVTLESTNIQNKNFTWSSSFNIAFNKNKILSLNYGQEQMTSYISWDQKFRNQIAYVSRVGESAGKMYGFVYDGTYKEEDFNITINENGKKTYELKPGVPKFKDGCQPGDPKYKNVDGSEDNLITDNDRTVIGNGHPLHTGGFTNNFVYKNWDLNIFLQWSYGNDIFNVNRLVMENPGAKKQLNQFASYKNRWSESNPTSNIPRVRAVGADEYSSLYVEDGSFLKLKTISLGYNFDAKTLKRIGISAARVFVSAENIATITGYSGSDPEVSTRHSVLTPGFDWSAYPRAFNASLGVNVTF is encoded by the coding sequence ATGAAACAGAAATCAAGCCTCTTGAAAGCGCTAAGTATCATGTTACTTTTTGTTCTGTTTGCAACACAAGCAAAAGCACAGGGAATAACAGTTACTGGTACTGTAAACGACAACTTAGGTCCTGTTATCGGTGCATCCGTAGTGGTAAAAGGAACCGTTAATGGTTGCATTACAGATTTGGATGGAAACTTCAAATTAACAAATGTACCTTCAAAAGGTACTTTAGTCGTATCTTTTGTAGGTTACCAGACACAAGAGATTGCTGTCAACAATCAAACGAAATTCACTATTAATTTAAAGGAAGATGCTCAACAACTGGATGAAGTCGTTGTTGTGGCAGTGGGGTATGGTGACGTAAAGCGTCGCGACTTAACCGGTTCTATCGGTAAAGCCAATATGGATGACCTGACAAAAACTCCTATCAACAATATTGCCGAATCTCTAGGCGGACGTATAGCAGGTGTTCAGGTGTCTTCTTCCGACGGTGGCCTAGGAGATAACTTCAATATTGTTATTCGCGGTGCCGGCTCATTAACCCAAAGTACTGCTCCTCTTTATGTTATTGACGGTTTTCCAATGGAAAGCTCAAGTATGGGCGCGCTCAATCCAAACGACATCGAATCAATTGACGTACTAAAAGATGCTTCAGCCACAGCTATTTATGGTTCCCGTGGTGCCAATGGCGTCGTTATCATTACCACTAAAAAAGGCAAAGCCGGAAAAACAATGGTTACCTATAACGGTAGCGTAAGTTTTAGTACTGTTAGAAACAAAATGGATGTCATGAATGCCTATGATTTTGCATGTATGCAGAAAGAAATCATGGCAGGCAATACAAAAGAAGTAGACGGTGAAATGGTTGACGAATTTGAATACTTTTATTTAAAGAACGGACTGACACTTGACGATTATAAAACAATGAAGAATTATAACTGGCAAGATGAAATCTATCGTACTGCTTTAAGTCATAACCATCACGTTGCTTTAAGCGGTGGTACGGACAAAATGGACTACACCGCATCTCTGTCATACAGCAACCAAGAAGGCGTTATTATACGTTCCGATTTAAATCGCTATCAAGGTCGTTTCAACTTGAATCAAAGAATCAACAAGAGCATTAAAGTTAATGCGAATGTTAACTATGCCAGTGTTACTCAGAATGGTCCTAATCCATCTATCAACACTTCTCAGTCTTCCAACTCATTAATGTACAGTGTATGGGGCTACCGCCCTGTTTCCCCTTCCGGTTCCGACCTTTTGGCAGAACTTTATGACGAAGATGTAGATATAAACAATGATTATCGATTCAATCCGGTAAAATCTGCACAAAACGAATATCGCCGTAAGATTACAAATACCCTGCAAGCTAATTTGGGTGTAGAATGGGAAATCATCAAGAACCTGAAGTTAAAAGTAACAGCCGGCTATACAGGCAAAGACTATAAGAACGAAGAATTCAACAATTCTCAAACACGTACCGGTAATAGTCATCCGAATAATACTCAGAGTAAGGGAGTCAATGCCTATCTATATCAATCAGAAAGCAGAAGCTATCTGAATGAGAATACGTTGAGTTATGTTTTCAACAAGAAAAAACATAATCTAAACACCCTGTTGGGTATTACTTTCCAGAAAAACACCAGCTACTATCATGATGTCAGCGTTTCTCATATTACTAATGAATCATTAGGCATGGCTGGCTTAGGAAATGGTGATGTTCCTGTTGTCAGCGCTTCTAAGGGAGAAAATGCTCTGATGTCTTATTTGGGACGCTTAAACTACAATTATGATTCAAAATATTACGTTACTTTCTCCATGCGTGCTGATGGTTCATCCAAATTTGCACCAGGCAATCGTTGGGGGTATTTCCCTTCAGGCTCACTGGCTTGGGCTTTTGGACGTGAAAATTTTGTAAAAGATAATCTTACATGGCTATCTAATGGTAAATTGCGTGTCAGCTACGGTCTCACAGGTAACAATCGTATTGGAGATTATGATTACATGGCTCGCTTGTATGCAAGTGAGAACACTTACAAATATCCTTGGGACAGCACTTTCTATCCAGGATACTATGTTTCCAGCATTGCTAATCCTAACCTAAAATGGGAAACGACCGAGCAATATGACTTTGGTTTGGATTTAGGCTTCTTGGATGGACGCTTAAACCTGAATATTGACTACTATATCAAAACAACCAAAGATCTGCTGATGAATGCCGATACTCCTGCCAGTTCCGGTTATGCTACTACCCGTCTTAACATTGGAGAGTTACGCAATACAGGATTTGAAGTTACTTTAGAAAGTACTAACATACAGAATAAGAACTTTACCTGGTCATCCAGCTTCAATATAGCATTCAATAAAAATAAAATCTTGTCTTTGAACTACGGACAGGAACAGATGACAAGTTACATCAGCTGGGATCAGAAATTCAGAAATCAGATAGCCTATGTCAGTCGGGTAGGCGAATCTGCCGGTAAAATGTATGGTTTCGTATATGATGGAACATATAAAGAAGAAGACTTCAATATCACTATCAATGAAAACGGGAAGAAAACTTACGAACTGAAACCAGGAGTTCCTAAATTTAAAGATGGTTGCCAACCCGGTGATCCAAAATATAAGAACGTCGATGGCAGCGAAGATAATCTGATCACAGATAATGACCGGACAGTAATTGGCAACGGACATCCACTGCATACAGGTGGTTTCACTAACAATTTTGTCTATAAAAACTGGGATTTAAATATTTTCTTGCAATGGAGCTACGGTAATGATATATTCAATGTGAATCGTCTCGTAATGGAAAATCCAGGAGCTAAAAAACAGTTGAACCAGTTCGCATCTTATAAGAATCGCTGGAGTGAAAGCAATCCTACCAGCAACATCCCCCGTGTAAGAGCAGTTGGTGCTGATGAATACAGCTCACTGTACGTAGAAGATGGATCATTCCTGAAATTGAAAACAATCTCTTTAGGATATAACTTTGATGCCAAGACTTTGAAGAGAATAGGTATCAGTGCAGCAAGGGTATTCGTTTCTGCTGAAAATATCGCTACCATTACGGGATATTCCGGTTCAGATCCTGAGGTTTCTACACGTCACTCTGTGTTGACTCCTGGTTTTGACTGGTCGGCTTATCCTCGTGCATTCAATGCTTCACTTGGTGTAAATGTAACTTTCTAA
- a CDS encoding sulfatase-like hydrolase/transferase, translating to MKQFSPLWSLLPGAALIAGCGNPSKKEATDHTRQKPNVIYLIADDLGIGDLSCYGATKISTPNIDRLAGQGVQFTNAYATSSTSTPSRFGLLTGMYPWRQENTGIAPGNSELIIDTACVTMADMFKAEGYATGAVGKWHLGLGPKGGTDFNHLIKPNTQDIGFDYEYIIPATVDRVPCVFVENGHVVGLDPNDPITVNYNHKVGDWPTGLENPELVKLKPSQGHNNTIVNGIPRIGWMTGGKSALWVDEDIADVITGKAKDFIIKHKDEPFFMYMGTQDVHVPRVPHARFAGKSGMGTRGDVILQLDWTVGEIMNTLDSLNLADNTIFVFCSDNGPVIDDGYQDQALELLNGHTPMKQYRGGKYSAYEAGTRIPFIVRWPAGIQPCKQQALFSMIDVYASLAALLNHPLTPATVAPDSRDQLATFLGKDNTGCDYVVQQNLNNTLSIIQGTWKYIEPSDKPAIEHWTKMELGNDPKPQLYNISIDPSEKDNVAAAHPEMVKELSALLEQVKAGKNQGIK from the coding sequence ATGAAACAATTTTCCCCTTTATGGTCTCTTCTCCCGGGCGCAGCCCTGATAGCCGGATGCGGAAATCCATCGAAAAAAGAAGCCACCGACCACACCCGTCAGAAACCTAATGTAATATATCTGATTGCCGACGACCTGGGCATCGGTGACTTGAGTTGCTATGGCGCTACCAAGATAAGCACTCCCAACATCGACCGCCTTGCCGGACAAGGTGTACAGTTCACCAATGCCTATGCCACTTCCTCTACCAGTACTCCTTCCCGCTTCGGTCTGTTGACGGGCATGTATCCCTGGCGACAGGAGAACACGGGAATCGCTCCGGGTAACTCTGAACTGATTATCGACACAGCCTGTGTCACTATGGCCGATATGTTCAAGGCAGAAGGCTATGCCACCGGTGCCGTAGGCAAATGGCATCTGGGACTCGGTCCCAAAGGTGGTACGGACTTCAATCATCTGATAAAGCCTAATACCCAGGATATAGGCTTTGATTACGAATACATCATTCCCGCCACGGTTGACCGTGTACCTTGCGTATTCGTTGAAAACGGACATGTAGTAGGTTTAGATCCCAACGATCCCATTACCGTCAACTATAACCACAAAGTGGGTGACTGGCCTACCGGATTGGAGAATCCGGAACTTGTAAAGCTGAAACCCAGCCAGGGGCATAACAATACGATTGTGAATGGTATTCCCCGCATTGGTTGGATGACCGGTGGTAAATCTGCTCTTTGGGTGGATGAGGACATTGCAGATGTAATCACAGGTAAAGCAAAAGATTTTATTATCAAGCATAAAGACGAACCTTTCTTTATGTACATGGGTACGCAAGATGTACATGTTCCACGCGTCCCCCACGCCCGTTTCGCCGGAAAGAGCGGTATGGGAACCCGTGGTGACGTAATCCTGCAACTGGACTGGACTGTGGGTGAGATTATGAATACTCTGGACAGTCTGAACCTTGCGGATAACACCATCTTTGTATTCTGTAGTGATAACGGCCCTGTCATTGACGACGGTTATCAGGATCAGGCCCTCGAACTGCTGAACGGTCACACTCCTATGAAGCAATACCGTGGTGGAAAGTACAGTGCCTATGAAGCCGGAACACGTATTCCCTTTATTGTACGTTGGCCTGCCGGTATTCAGCCTTGCAAACAGCAAGCTCTATTCTCTATGATCGATGTGTATGCTTCTTTAGCCGCGTTACTGAATCATCCGCTTACACCTGCAACTGTTGCTCCCGACAGCCGTGACCAACTGGCCACTTTCTTAGGGAAAGACAATACCGGATGCGACTATGTAGTACAGCAGAATTTGAACAATACTTTATCGATTATTCAAGGAACATGGAAGTACATCGAGCCAAGTGATAAGCCCGCCATCGAACACTGGACTAAAATGGAGTTAGGGAATGATCCAAAGCCCCAACTGTACAATATTTCCATAGATCCGTCGGAGAAAGATAACGTTGCAGCAGCACATCCGGAGATGGTAAAAGAGCTTTCAGCACTACTGGAACAGGTGAAGGCCGGAAAGAACCAAGGAATAAAGTAA
- a CDS encoding RagB/SusD family nutrient uptake outer membrane protein, with protein MKKIKNLFKKVCLWSLVVTMASCDFLDTKPYDFVAPETFYQNEKDCTMALAGVYYTLVKGTVYGNNYSLMFSNTDDLSYFAREFDGNPVKNHGAVCNTHDAANAQLFDTWTDLYDGINNANVLLDNIDKAEFPADKEYVRQRIKGETKFLRAYYHFLLVQGWYEVPIRTETVTDIATSSKAATPHAEALDWIIQEMEDCIDMVDDKEYDKSPSHVKKTIVEGILARVCLWRAGYPSEGGQPFYEKAAKYAKAVYDSKKHKLYQNDIYAIWKMMASDQYDPVYNESMWEAEFIGTRDDGKYTEGRMGNEIGNMQNANCGKGYGAAFYAGSLILWDLYEKNPGDIRRDLAMAPYQIAANGTEKAWGKTAIVERCCGKFRREWEKSTPQHKNFTEENFPILRYADVLLMLAEAELESKGVTTLAVSAINEVRTRAGIGKLPETISVDELRQEIRDERGRELCFEALRKYDLIRWGIYVKTISQNLANAIEDARWSTKKANRSGAEGFTKSTQNKHQFLPIPNKELSVNTKLEQNSYWNPKK; from the coding sequence ATGAAGAAAATAAAAAATCTCTTTAAAAAGGTATGTTTGTGGTCACTCGTGGTAACAATGGCTTCATGTGACTTCCTCGACACAAAGCCTTATGATTTTGTGGCTCCTGAAACGTTCTACCAGAATGAGAAAGATTGTACAATGGCTTTAGCCGGAGTATATTATACCCTGGTAAAAGGGACTGTTTACGGCAATAATTATTCACTGATGTTCTCCAACACAGATGATTTAAGTTATTTTGCCCGCGAATTTGATGGAAATCCAGTAAAGAACCACGGTGCGGTCTGCAATACTCATGATGCTGCCAATGCACAACTTTTCGATACATGGACAGATCTTTACGATGGTATTAATAATGCCAATGTGTTACTTGATAACATTGATAAAGCTGAATTTCCCGCAGATAAAGAGTATGTAAGACAGCGTATCAAAGGCGAAACCAAATTTCTGCGTGCCTACTATCACTTCCTTTTGGTACAAGGATGGTATGAAGTACCTATCCGTACAGAAACGGTTACAGACATAGCTACGAGTAGTAAAGCTGCCACTCCCCATGCAGAAGCACTCGACTGGATTATCCAGGAAATGGAAGACTGCATCGACATGGTAGATGACAAAGAATATGATAAATCGCCTTCTCATGTAAAGAAAACTATTGTCGAGGGTATCTTGGCACGCGTATGCCTGTGGCGCGCCGGTTATCCAAGCGAAGGTGGACAGCCTTTTTATGAAAAAGCCGCCAAATATGCTAAAGCTGTTTATGATTCCAAGAAGCACAAGCTGTATCAAAATGATATTTATGCTATCTGGAAAATGATGGCTTCCGACCAATACGATCCTGTATATAATGAAAGTATGTGGGAAGCGGAATTCATCGGTACCCGTGATGACGGTAAATATACAGAGGGTCGTATGGGTAATGAAATCGGTAATATGCAAAATGCAAATTGTGGAAAAGGATATGGCGCCGCTTTTTATGCCGGTTCACTCATCCTTTGGGATCTATACGAAAAAAATCCTGGTGACATAAGACGTGATCTGGCTATGGCTCCTTACCAAATTGCCGCCAATGGAACAGAAAAAGCATGGGGCAAAACAGCTATTGTAGAACGTTGTTGCGGTAAATTCCGCCGTGAATGGGAAAAGAGTACCCCTCAGCACAAAAATTTCACTGAAGAAAACTTCCCCATTTTACGCTACGCTGATGTTCTTTTAATGCTGGCAGAGGCAGAATTAGAATCCAAAGGGGTTACCACTCTAGCCGTATCTGCCATCAATGAAGTACGCACGCGTGCCGGAATCGGTAAATTGCCGGAAACAATTTCTGTAGATGAACTTCGCCAAGAAATTCGTGATGAACGTGGACGTGAACTTTGCTTCGAAGCATTACGTAAATATGACCTGATCCGTTGGGGTATTTATGTAAAGACCATCAGTCAGAACTTGGCAAATGCTATTGAAGATGCACGTTGGTCAACCAAAAAGGCAAACAGAAGCGGTGCTGAAGGTTTTACCAAAAGTACTCAGAACAAACACCAGTTCTTGCCAATCCCCAATAAAGAACTGTCTGTGAATACCAAGTTAGAACAAAACAGCTATTGGAATCCAAAGAAATAG